In Topomyia yanbarensis strain Yona2022 chromosome 2, ASM3024719v1, whole genome shotgun sequence, one DNA window encodes the following:
- the LOC131684202 gene encoding V-type proton ATPase subunit S1, whose product MKFSCTLTALLLLGTLCSCIQASDVPVFIWGKPSVTYIPALTQYETSEFSALIESQAGADTFTIVFVENSLSTEDLSKCKLGTQTCFRNLAKINRKSYLPNVQNPLEAFEVEEKNVQMVQVSEDGTLSERIIPKGGAVAIVNLQGGDFASHDATIDSLYSRLHEEFDNILAVYTAETPSFSYSSLIRRTRQAKQDDQAPTMKTLIVPNTFIIAYEKFSAGAADQTLTEVSFDKAVKSEANNSDSTLQIELNGPSGALVLNFLLTQGSWEIVGVQFDNTPYYLRHRVHVNQDFSYRCNSLAYVTGDSKKQIVFDEVQIQPHWGAEDGTFTKFGDAWNCVGFTTPGILTGLFLVAIFIFIGAFGITWMMDIRTMDRYDDPKGKTITVSAAE is encoded by the exons atgaaGTTCAGCTGTACGTTAACGGCACTCCTTCTGCTGGGGACATTGTGCTCCTGCATTCAAGCTTCGGATGTGCCTGTTTTCATCTGGGGAAAGCCATC TGTTACGTATATTCCCGCATTGACCCAGTACGAAACATCTGAATTCTCGGCATTGATTGAATCTCAAGCTGGTGCCGATACATTTACGATTGTTTTCGTTGAGAACAGT CTTTCCACCGAAGACTTGAGCAAATGCAAGTTGGGAACGCAGACCTGTTTCCGTAACCTGGCGAAGATCAATCGTAAATCTTACCTGCCCAACGTGCAGAATCCACTTGAAGCTTTTGAGGTTGAAGAAAAGAACGTTCAAATGGTTCAGGTTTCGGAAGATGGCACCCTTAGCGAGCGAATTATTCCTAAAGGTGGAGCAGTTGCTATTGTAAATTTGCAAGGTGGTGATTTTGCGTCACATGATGCGACTATTGATAGCCTCTATAGTCGCCTCCACGAGGAGTTCGACAACATCTTAGCTGTCTACACAGCTGAAACTCCTTCCTTTAGTTACTCATCGTTGATTCGTCGCACACGTCAGGCCAAGCAGGATGATCAAGCGCCAACTATGAAAACGCTTATTGTTCCTAACACATTCATTATAGCTTATGAAAAATTCAGTGCTGGTGCAGCCGATCAGACTCTTACGGAAGTGTCTTTTGATAAAGCAGTTAAGAGTGAAGCGAATAATTCTGACTCCACACTCCAAATCGAACTGAATGGTCCCAGCGGAGCATTGGTGCTGAATTTCCTGTTGACCCAAGGATCGTGGGAAATCGTGGGTGTCCAGTTCGATAATACTCCGTATTATCTGCGACATCGAGTCCACGTGAACCAGGATTTCTCGTATCGTTGCAATAGTCTGGCCTACGTTACCGGTGATTCGAAAAAGCAAATCGTATTCGATGAGGTGCAAATTCAGCCTCACTGGGGAGCAGAGGATGGCACATTCACTAAATTCGGTGATGCGTGGAACTGTGTTGGTTTCACCACTCCAGGCATCCTCACTGGGCTGTTTCTGGTGGCCATTTTCATCTTTATTGGGGCGTTCGGCATTACCTGGATGATGGACATCCGCACGATGGATCGTTACGACGATCCTAAGGGTAAGACTATCACCGTTTCTGCGGCTGAGTAG
- the LOC131680670 gene encoding uncharacterized protein LOC131680670: MERERNNEIKLAERRECIGEKDKIKELNVADDATKWNSGPSFDPNSRWFQGGFLRNAKDQWPKQSNKVDEVDASIEEIQMVALHLTSEEIIDIERFSNWNRLVRTMAYVHRAIRSWKQIGNGKHRRQNPNQEDFAKAEETLWRQAQSQAYSEEIRQLNIDGSVDKRSSLRSLLPFSDEHGVMRVRGRIGNAPHIPYAAKYPVVLPREHRITFLLVNYYHQRFLHANGETVYNELRQKFYIPKLRMLIRKVGRSCQYCKVQKAVPVPPQMAPLPKERLTPFVRPFTYVGVDYMGPFEVKVGRSLVKRWICLFTCLTVRAVHLELAHSLSTSSCVMAFRRFVARRGAPLEVFSDNGTNFVGANRQLSEEKQKLQEIVVDCANTFTNAHTQWHFNVPAAPHMGGPWERMVKSVKVAMKAVSDSPRHPSDEVLETIMLEAEGIVNSRPLTYVPLEAADQEALTPNHFLLHGSNGIKQPASEPAITGNVLRDSWKLAQHIGNEFWRRWIREYLPMLTRRAKCRRACEEPLGTRTHPGNLPG; encoded by the exons ATGGAGAGAGAGAGGaataatgaaataaaattgGCGGAGCGGAGAGAATGTATTGGAGAGAAGGATAAAATCAAAGAA CTAAACGTAGCGGATGATGCCACCAAGTGGAATTCAGGACCATCGTTTGATCCGAATAGTCGCTGGTTTCAAGGCGGGTTCCTACGAAATGCGAAAGACCAGTGGCCAAAGCAATCGAACAAGGTAGATGAAGTAGATGCGTCAATCGAAGAAATACAAATGGTAGCTCTACATCTGACGTCGGAGGAGATCATAGACATAGAACGCTTTTCTAATTGGAATCGTTTAGTTCGAACGATGGCCTACGTTCATCGGGCGATAAGAAGTTGGAAGCAGATTGGGAATGGTAAACACCGAAGACAAAATCCAAATCAAGAGGATTTCGCGAAAGCAGAAGAAACCCTTTGGCGTCAGGCTCAATCGCAGGCATACAGCGAAGAGATTCGTCAACTAAACATCGATGGCAGTGTTGACAAACGGAGTTCACTGCGTTCGCTGCTCCCATTTTCCGACGAGCACGGAGTCATGCGGGTACGAGGTCGGATTGGAAACGCGCCGCATATTCCGTACGCGGCAAAGTATCCCGTAGTATTGCCGAGGGAACATCGCATAACTTTTCTTCTGGTGAATTACTACCACCAACGGTTCCTTCACGCCAACGGAGAAACTGTGTACAACGAACTACGCCAGAAGTTTTACATTCCGAAGCTTCGAATGCTCATACGTAAAGTTGGCAGGAGTTGTCAGTACTGTAAGGTACAGAAAGCTGTTCCAGTGCCGCCGCAGATGGCGCCACTTCCGAAGGAACGCCTAACCCCATTCGTCCGGCCGTTCACGTACGTTGGCGTCGACTACATGGGGCCCTTCGAAGTCAAAGTCGGCCGCAGTCTGGTGAAAAGATGGATCTGCTTGTTTACCTGTCTTACGGTACGGGCGGTTCATCTGGAGCTAGCACACAGTCTTTCAACATCGTCCTGCGTGATGGCCTTTAGGAGATTCGTGGCCCGACGGGGTGCGCCGCTGGAGGTTTTCTCCGATAATGGCACTAACTTTGTCGGAGCCAATCGCCAGCTGTCGGAAGAAAAACAGAAACTTCAAGAGATCGTCGTAGACTGCGCCAACACATTCACCAACGCACACACTCAGTGGCACTTCAACGTTCCTGCAGCCCCGCACATGGGGGGACCCTGGGAGCGCATGGTCAAGTCAGTGAAAGTCGCAATGAAAGCTGTTTCTGACAGTCCCCGTCATCCTAGCGACGAAGTATTAGAAACGATCATGCTGGAGGCCGAAGGTATTGTGAATTCGCGACCGTTAACCTATGTTCCCCTGGAAGCTGCAGATCAGGAGGCACTCACACCAAACCACTTCCTGTTACATGGCTCGAACGGAATCAAGCAACCAGCAAGCGAACCTGCGATCACAGGAAACGTTCTTCGGGACAGCTGGAAGCTGGCCCAGCACATTGGAAACGAATTCTGGCGAAGGTGGATCCGGGAATATCTCCCAATGTTGACACGGCGGGCGAAATG TCGACGAGCATGCGAGGAACCGCTGGGAACGAGGACGCATCCTGGAAACCTTCCCGGATAA